A segment of the Rhizoctonia solani chromosome 12, complete sequence genome:
AGAACCTGATGGGGATTGGGTGTATACCATACCAGTTTATGTCCGGGCTACGCTTTCTGGTAAGCTAAGCTCGCATTGGAAGAATCCACGATCATGCATCACGCCCATCAGTTCGGCTGATTTTTGAGCGTGCGGTCTTTTAGAGTTCAGGATCATATGGTCGACGATATAAAAGAAGGCGGCGGGAGACGGGGATGGTCTTGGAGTACTCGCGGATCCCAGCTCAACATGATGCAGTTACTAGGCGTCACCTTGTTGCTCTGGCTTTCTGTGATCGCCAAATGCAGTTCGGTCACCATCACaatccctctggggtatcaTATGTTGGAGTTCGAAATACGACCAGCAAGCAAGACATCTTCTATGGCATTCCATATGCCCAACCGCCGGTCGGTCCATTGCGGTTTAAACCACCCCAAGCTTGGGCCCCAGCTAGCAATCATACCCTCGTTAACGCAACCGCCAACCGACCTGTTTGTATCCAGAGCACTCCAATCGATGACTCTCCCGTCTCAGAGGATTGTCTTTATCTGAGCGTATGTGAGTTACCACCCATTGTGCCGAATAGGTCCGGTCGAATTGATGAATACCTGGCGCAGGGAAACCAAACAACATTACCATGAAGCTACCGGTCATGGTCTGGATATGTAAGTCTGAGCGATTATTGGATTTTTGCATTAAGGAAACTAAGTACCTGTTCATGAGACGGGGGCGGCTTCCTCAACGGATCAACACTATGGTATCCAGGAGAAGCAATATTAAATACTGCGTTCCAGCTAGTAAGACTCCCATTTATCTTAATTATCGTATTCAAATTGTGCAATTCGCGCATGTAGGGCAAACCTGTTATTTATGTGGCCATGAACTACCGTCTTGGCATTTACGGATGTAAGTCTCACTCTCCTCAGCACATGAACTAGCACATATTCACTACTTCAGTTCCACCGGGTAAACAATCCGAGGCTGCCGGCGCGCTCAATCTAGGTCTCAAAGACCAGCGTTTGGCCCTGGAATGGGTTAAGAAGAACATTGGCCTATTTGGCGGGGATGCCGATAGGGTAGGGGTTTCAAACCAACCATTCCTCACAACTTAACCCGCTCATTTCGCATAGGTAATGATATTTGGTGAATCAGCCGGCGCCATGAGCGTAGCGTATCAAATGATGTACAAGGATGGAAAGCACGGTGGCGTATTCCGAACGGCCTTGATGGAAAGTGGTGCTCCTTCCACGTAAGTCTTGCCAATATTATATCTATTCTTTTGTATTCAACAGGGAATAGATACGCCGCTCTGCCTGCCTCGTACCCACCCCGACAAACTGCTTACAATTTTATCGCCAATGCTACTGGGTGTGCTCCGAATAATTTCGAATGCTTACGAAAAGCAAATTCGGATACGTTAAAAGAAGCGAATTACAATCTGTTCAAGGTGAAGCTAGGTCGTCTTATAATAGTACTGAGAAGATTTTAAGACATCCCCCAGCTCCCACCGGACCTTCGGTCCCCCGATCCATACCCGTCTGCTATCGGCCCCACTCTCTCACCAGGAGATCCTTTTCTAACGCGCTCACCTAAAGAAACAATCCGAAGAGGAAATTTTACCCAAATTCCTTTTGTATGCGGTAGTAAGTACAAAACACATGGCCCCAAAATTATGAATTGACCTCGCACTACGGCACAGCAAACCTGGATGAGGGCACCATTTTCACTACAAATCCAGAAACTACGGAAGATGTGGTGGCATTCCTGACGGCTCAGCTGCCCGGTCTTACTTTTGGTATCACTAATAAGACAGCAGTAAACCAACTCTTGAAGTACTACCCTGCTCACCCAAGCGCCGGGTCACCTTATAATACTGGCAACAATACATTCGGCAAAGCTTCCCAGTATAAAAGGGCCGCGAGCATAATCGGTGATCTGGTTTTTGATGTAAGTTATGTCTCATACCAGTTAGACCATAGGTCATGACACTGTACAATAATTTAGGCACCTCGAAGGGATTTCTTACAGGTTGCAACCAAGCTTGGTGTTTCGGCATGGTGTGTGCCCCGTGCTCCCTCTCATGGATGAAATTAGCTATAAAAAAAATACAGGTCATACCAATGGGCTCAAGCTGGCCTGGATTTACCTGAATTCGGCGCCGCTCACTCTTTTGACCTTGCCTTCGTCTTTCAACAGCGTTGGGAAGGAATGACTCAGTCTCTCATTGACCTGAGCGTTGCTATGATCGATTATTGGTATGGTTGAGTCATGTAATGATATCCACCGAATTCATAGTGGCACTACTCTAGGATTACCCTCGCATACAAACTTGACCCCGGTGCAACCGCAAATCCAAACCGTGAGTTATTTTGTTAGAAAAAAGAGTAGATCTGAATTGAATATAGGTGCTGCTTGGCCGAAATACGGCACTGTGGGAAAGTCGCTGAAACTTGAAGCGGGAATATAACTGTTATTGGAGACGACTTCCGTGTTGGCGGAATGAATTATATTCAGGATAACCTTTTGACCTAATATTAGCCCATAGATGGCAGTACATGTATAAACTTTATCAAGTGATGTCCTTATAAGCCAAAAAGAAGGCGC
Coding sequences within it:
- a CDS encoding carbohydrate esterase family 10 protein, producing the protein MVLEYSRIPAQHDAVTRRHLVALAFCDRQMQFGHHHNPSGVSYVGVRNTTSKQDIFYGIPYAQPPVGPLRFKPPQAWAPASNHTLVNATANRPVCIQSTPIDDSPVSEDCLYLSVWKPNNITMKLPVMVWIYGGGFLNGSTLWYPGEAILNTAFQLGKPVIYVAMNYRLGIYGFPPGKQSEAAGALNLGLKDQRLALEWVKKNIGLFGGDADRVMIFGESAGAMSVAYQMMYKDGKHGGVFRTALMESGAPSTYAALPASYPPRQTAYNFIANATGCAPNNFECLRKANSDTLKEANYNLFKLPPDLRSPDPYPSAIGPTLSPGDPFLTRSPKETIRRGNFTQIPFVCGTNLDEGTIFTTNPETTEDVVAFLTAQLPGLTFGITNKTAVNQLLKYYPAHPSAGSPYNTGNNTFGKASQYKRAASIIGDLVFDAPRRDFLQVATKLGVSAWSYQWAQAGLDLPEFGAAHSFDLAFVFQQRWEGMTQSLIDLSVAMIDYWITLAYKLDPGATANPNRAAWPKYGTVGKSLKLEAGI